CGACCCGCGGGCACCTCGACAGCTAGAACGACCGACGCCGCGGCCGCTTGAATGGAGTCGGCGAGGTCGACGGCCGTTAGTGGCATCTCGGAGGTGGCACGGAGCCGTACGAGCCCGTGGGAGGCTGGCTGAGTGACTCGTCTTCTCGTCCTCGGCGGCACTGCTTTCGTGGGTCGAGCGGTGGTCGAAGACGCCCTGTTACGCGGCTGGACGGTGACAACCTTCAACCGTGGGAGGACAGGACCCGATCTACCTGGTGTCATCACGGTCCGAGGAGACCGGACCTCTTCCGCCGACGTGGACCGGCTCAGCCGAGAAGGGCCATGGGACGCGGTCGTTGATACCTCTGGATACGTGCCCGTCAACGTGCTCGACGTCGCCCGCCGCCTCGCTCCGACGACCGATAGGTACGTTTTCCTGTCGACGGTCAGCGCCTATGCCGGCTGGCCCACCGTTCCACTGGATGAGTGCTCCCCGGCTTTGGTGTGCCCGCCCGACGCAGGGCCCGACTACGGCGAGGATCATGAGGACGGCCCCACTCGGTACGGCTACCAGAAGGCCGGGTGCGAAGCCGCGGTCCGCGAGGTTTTCGGGGATATCCGGACCACGGTTCTACGACCTGGAGTCATTCTCGGACCGCACGAGTACGTGGGCCGTCTACCGTGGTGGTTACGGCGTATTGCCACTGGCGGTCGAGTCATCGCACCAGGTTCGCCAGATCGATCCATCCAGCCGATCGACGTACGCGACGTAGCGAACTTTGCGATTCGCTGCGTTATCGAGAACATCGGCGGCTTGTTCAACGTCACCGCACCAATCGGCCGGGACTCGTTCGGAGCGCTCCTGAGGTCCTGCCGGCAGATCGCGCAGTCGACAGCAGAACTTGTATGGGTACCCGACAGTGATCTGCTCGCGGCCGGCGTCCGCCAGTGGAGTGAGATGCCGTTGTGGCGTGTAGCTGCCGGTGTCTGGCAGGTCGATTCGTCGGCCGCAGTCCGTGTCGGGCTCGTAGCCCGCTCCCAGGCGGACACGGTCACCGACACGTGGACGTGGATGCGCACCACCGTTCCCAGCAAGGAGCCCGATCGGGCCGGCGAGACCGGCCTCGACGCCGCGGCCGAGCTGCGCTTGCTGGAGACGTTCACGCGGACGAGCTGAGCGCCGGCAGCGGTACGGCTCTGGCGAGCCAGTCGTTCGCCTCCTCGTGGAGTCGTCTCGCGGCTGGTTCGTTGCGCCAACGGGTCGTGGCGAGCTGATCCCGTGCGCGGGCGAGCCGACTCGATACGGCGACACTGGTTGGGCTGGCTCCCGGAGCCAGTACCGCTTCGAGCACAGCGCCGGCCGCGTCCAGATCACCTTTCAGGAGCAGGGCGGAGGTCAGGTCGAGACGGGCACCTGCCGCCAGCCCGGCTCCGGTCAGGCCGGACTCGTTGAGAGGTCGGCTGATGTACGCCTCCGCCCGGGTGCCGTCGCCGACCGTCAGCCATGCCGCGCCGGCGCAAGCCGCGGCCCGACCTTCGTCGAAGCGGAACTCGCCGCGGATCTCGTCGTGCAACTCGTCGTGACCGCCAACGGTCGCAGCCAGTGTTTCGGCTGTCCGTAGGGATTCCGCGACTTCCTCGACGTTGCCGCCCACCGCATGTGTTCGTGCGGCGATGTAGTGGAGTCGCATTTCCGGACTGCCGGCCGGGGCGACCGCCAGTCCGTGGCCGACTGCGTCGAGAGAGCACCGGCGACATCGCGGCTCCAGAAGGCCACCGTGGCGCGCAGGCCGTACGCCCAGGCGGTGAGAGAGGCGTGTCCGGCGAGGTCGGCGTACTCGGTCGAGCACCGAGCCAGGATCGCCGCTGCGTCCCACCGGCCGAGATCGAATGCGGTTGATCCCATCAGAGCCGTTGCCTGGCCGAGCACGGTGTAGAGGTCGGCCAGGTGCCGTGGCCGATGAGTGGTCTGCACCAGGCGCAGCGTGACGGCCCGCAGGTCGCGCGCGGTGGCGAACGCCTGGACGGAGGGCATGTCGTTGTACGAGCGGGCCAGCAGGACGATCCGTTCCTGCAGATGCGAGATTGCGCCTGTCCCGAGCTCGCCGCTCCTCGCCAGCACGTCCGTCGAGCATTCTTCCGCCGCAGCCAGCAGTCCGCTGACCGCCGCCAGCCCGATTGCGCCCTGCCGGTCAGCCGTGGAGGTCTCCGACAGGCCGATTTCTGAGAGCGTCACGGTTCGATCGAGCTTCGCGCTCAGCACCGCAGCAATGAACTGCGTTGTCCTCGCGCGCGGATGGGTGCCCTCGCACCAGCGGCTCACCGCGGTGTGATCGCATCTCACGGGGTGACTGGCGCGCACCGATTCCTCACGAACCGCCCGCGCGAGCGCCTTGTACGACAGCCCCGCACTTGTCATGACCTGCAAGAGCCGGTCGTTCGACCTCGTCTCCTTCACCGGTCGACCTTCCCCAGGCGGACGGCGCGGGCCGGCGCCCTCTTCGAGAGCCCGGCTCGCGTCATGGCCTCGTGGAGTCGGTCGCTGAACCGTCTCTCGGTCACGGGACCCTCTTTCGCGCCAGCAGGGAGCGCATTCCGCATCCCTGGAGTGCTCAAGTGCGCCCCCGTTTGCGCCCTGCTCTGCATATCACTGTAGCGGCAAGATACTTCGCAAGTAGTGCTGATCGGTTACGAAACGCCGCTCGTCGGAAGGAGTGTCGTGTCCACTCACACCGACCGGTTGCCTCGCATCCGCGGTCTCCGGATCGAACGCGGCTGGACCCAGCGGGAGCTGGCCGAGCGGATGATCTTGCGGTCGGACGATCCACAGGTCGCGGTCGTCGCCGACGTGATCTCCAAGTGGGAGCGCGGCGAGAAGGGGGTCAGCGCGCGCTATCGCGCCCTTCTCGCTGCCGTTCTCGGCGTCAGCACCGACGAGCTCGGGCTGCCCGGCCTGGCGCGCGGGCAGAAGAAGCCCGCCGTGCCGCCCGGGGAACCCGCCGCTGATCAGCTCCGCGCCGCGGCCAGCGCGCTCAGGGTGGCGCTCGATCATGTCGAGCGAGCGGCGGCCCTCCAGGACCGGGCGTCGGAAATCTGCAAGAGGGCGGACGGGGAGATCGATAGCGTCGGGGGGTGACGGAGACGATGACGAGTGGGACGGTCAACTTCGAGATTCTCGGGTGGGACGAGACTTGGACCGGGGAGCTCGCCGAAGGTTGGGTGCTGGCGAGGGCGACCGTGCGGAAGCGGATGACCGGGGCGATCGAGGGGACCTCGGTGGCCGAGGTGAGTACGACCGGGCAGGGGACCGGCCGGGCGTACTCGGCGTTGGAGCGGGTCGAGGGGGCGGTCGGCGGGCCGACCGGATCGTTCCTGCTGCAGCACGGCGGGGCCGGGGACGAGACCGGGCAGGAGGCGTTCGGGCACATCGTGCCGGGGACCGGGACCGGTGAGCTGGTCGGCCTGCGCGGGACCGCCGTGTTCGCCCACGACGACGAGGGCGCGCGGATCACGCTGAGCTGGATCCTCTAGATCCAGCTGGGGAACCAGATCCGGGAGCGCCATTCCTGGTAGGTGATGAGCTGCCCGGACAGGATCGGCCACAGCCAGGCCGAGTTCACCACGACCAGCGCGACGTACGCGCAGACCGCGACCAGGCCGATCGTGCGCCGCTGCTCGCCGGCGCCGGCCGAGCCGAGCACGGCGCCGAGGATCAGCGTCACGCCGATGACCAGGAACGGCACCAGCGGGGTCATGTAGAACAGGAACATCGTCCGGCCCGGCACCGAGAACCAGGTCACCCAGCCGGCGAAGAACGCCATCAGGATCGTCCAGCCGCGCCAGTCCCGGCGGACCAGCGCGATCCAGCCGGCCCAGAGCACCGCCGGCACGAACATCCACCACAGCGCCGGCGTCCCGACATCGAGCACCGTCCGGACGCACTGGGACGCGCCGCAGCCGGTCGGGGCCGGGTTGCTCGGGTAGTAGAAGAGCACCGGCCGCCCGGTCACCAGCCAGCCCCAGGGCGAGGACTGGTACGTGTGCGGCGTGGACAGTCCCTCGTGGAAGTGCCACATCTCGGAGTGGTAGCGCAGCAGCGACCGCAGCGGTCCCGGCAGGAACGAGCCGTAGCCGGAGTTGTGGTCGGCCCAGTGCCGGTCGTACGAGTTCTCCCCGAGAAACCAGCCCGACCAGGTCAGCAGGTACGCGATCGTCGGCGCCACGACGTACGAGCCGACGGCGCCGGGGAGGTCACGGGCGGCGGTGACGATCCAGGGCCGGGGTACGCCGGCCGCGCGCCGGGCGCCGAGGTCCCAGAGCACCGACAGGACCGCGAAACCGGCCAGGAAGTAGACGCCGCTCCACTTCACCCCGCAGGACAGCCCGAGCAGGACGCCGCCGGCCAGCCGCCACGGCCGGAAGCCGACCCGGGCGCCGACGGCGGAGAGAACCCGGTCCCGGTCCACGATCAGGCAGGCGAACCCGGCCAGCACGAACAACGCCAGGTAGATGTCCAGCAGCGCGAACCGGCTCTGGACGATCGAGAGCCCGTCGGCGGCCAGCAGGATGCCGGCGACGCTGCCGAGCAGCGTCGAGCGGGTCATCCGCCGTACGACCCGGACCAGGATCAGCACGCAGAGGGTGCCGGCGATCGCCGACGGCACCCGCCAGCCGACCGAGTTGTCCCCGAAGACCGAGATCCCGGCCGCCACCAGCCACTTCCCGAGCGGCGGGTGGACCACGAACATGTAGCCCGGGTTGTTCTCGAAGCCCCCGTTGCGCAGGATCTCGCCACCCTCGGTGGCGTAGTAGACCTCGTCGAACTGCTTCGCCTGCGGGAACCCGATCCCCCACAGCCGGACCAGCGCGGCGATCAGCGTGATCAGCCCGGTCGCGACCCAGGACAACGCCTCGTCGGCCGGCATCGGCCGGCGCTCCGTCGGGCGGACCCGGCCCCGGTGCCGTCGCGGCGGCTCGTCCGCGCCCGAGGCGTCCGGCGGGGCTGCCTCGAGCGTCAGAGCCATGCTGGGATGGTAAGCGGCAGGAGTGCGCGCCGGGAGCGGAGGCCGGGCGCGGCGGCGTCTGGACCGGAGCGCCGCCGGCCGCGACTGCGTTCATGCGGGGGCGCGGAGGGAAGACGCCGCCCGAAGCGCTCGGCCGGGAGTGAACAAAGGTGCACAGTACTCTCGGCGCGTGGAAGGCGGGACGCTCGTGCTGGCCGGGGCCCCGTTGGGTGACCCGGCCGACGCCAGCCCGCGGCTGCGGGACGCCCTGGAGAAGGCGGACGTGATCGCGGCCGAGGACACCCGGCGGCTCTTCCGGCTCGCCTCCGACCTGGGCCTTCGCGTTCCGGGGCGGGTGGTCCGGCACGACGACGCCACCGAGGAGGCCGGTACGCCCGGCCTGGTCGAGGAGCTCCGCGCCGGCCGTACGGTCCTGCTGGTCACCGACGGCGGCATGCCCAGCGTCTCCGACCCCGGCTACCGGCTGGTGTCCGCCGCCGTCGCCGCCGGGATCCCGGTCACCGCGGTGCCGGGGCCGTCCGCGGTCACCACCGCGCTGGCACTGTCCGGCCTGCCGAGCGACCGGTTCTGCTTCGAGGGCTTCCTGCCCCGCAAGCCCGGGGAGCGGCGCCGGGCGCTGACCGAGCTGCGGGACGAACGCCGGACGCTGGTCCTCTTCGAGGCCCCGCACCGGCTGGCCGCGACGCTGGCCGACGCCGCCGAGATCCTCGGCCCGGACCGGCCCGCGGCGGCCTGCCGGGAGATGACCAAGACGTACGAGGAAGTGCGCCGGGGGCCACTGCAGGAGCTCGCGAAGTGGGCCGGTGAGGGCGTACGGGGCGAGATCACGCTGGTGATCGGCGGTGCGCCGCGGGCGATCGTGGACGCCGACCCGCTCGTGTTGGCCGGTGCGGTCGCCGCCCGGGAGCAGGCCGGCACCGACCGCAAGGCCGCGATCGCCGAGGTCGCGAAGGAGACGGGCCTGCCCAAGCGGGTCGTGTACGCCGCAGTGGTGGCGGCGCGTTAAGGCGCGCACGGCTTCACTACGCTGGGTCCATGCCCGATCGACACATCCTCACCTCGGTGGCCTGGCCGTACGCCAGCGGTCCCCGGCACATCGGCCACGCCGCCGCGTACGTGCCCTCGGACGTCTTCAGCCGCTATCACCGGATGTCGGGCGACAAGGTCCTGATGGTCTCCGGGACCGACGAGCACGGCACCCCGATCCTGGTCGCGGCGGACAAGGAGGGCGCCTCCACCCGGGAGCTCGCCGACCGCTACAACCGGCTGATCTGCGAGGACTTCAGCTCGCTCGGCCTGTCCTACGACCTGTTCACCCGGACCACGACGCGCACCCACTACGAGGTGGTGCAGGAGCTCTTCACCGGCCTGCTCGCCAACGGCTACGTCTTCCCGCAGATCACGCTGGGCGCGATCTCGCCGTCCACCGGCCGGACCCTGCCCGACCGCTACATCGAGGGCACCTGCCCGATCTGCGGGTACGACGCCGCCCGCGGCGACCAGTGCGACAACTGCGGCAACCAGCTCGACGCGACCGACCTGATCAACCCGCACTCGCGGATCAACGGGGAGACCCCGAAGTTCGTCGAGTCCGAGCACTACTTCCTGGATCTGCCGGCGTTCGCCGAGGTGCTCGGCACCTACCTGCAGTCCCGGGACAACTGGCGTCCGAACGTGGTGAAGTTCTCGCTCAACCTGCTCGACGACCTCAAGCCCCGAGCGATCACCCGCGACCTGGACTGGGGCGTCCCGGTGCCGCTGGACGGCTGGCGGGACCGGCCGGACAAGAAGCTCTACGTCTGGTTCGACGCGGTCGTCGGCTACCTGTCGGCGTCGATCGAGTGGGCGAAGCGCACCGGCGACCCGGACGCCTGGCGGCCGTTCTGGCAGGCCGACGAGCGCAGCTACTACTTCATGGGCAAGGACAACATCGTCTTCCACACCGAGATCTGGCCGGCGATGCTGTTCGGCTACTCCGGGATCGGCGCCCGCGGCGGGCAGCCGGGCTCGCTCGGCGCGCTGGACCGGCCGTACGAGGTGGTCTCCAGCGAGTTCCTGACCATGGAGGGCAAGCAGTTCTCGTCCTCCCGCGGCGTGATCATCGGGCTGCGCGACGTGCTGTCCCGGTACGACGCCGACGCGCTGCGCTACTACCTCTCGGTCGCCGGGCCGGAGACCCAGGACACCGACTTCACCTGGACCGAGTTCCGCCGCCGCAACAACGACGAGCTGGCCGACAGCTGGGGCAACCTGGTGAACCGGTCGATCTCGCTGGCCGCCCGCAACTTCGGCGAGATCCCGGCCGCGGGCGCGCTGACCGACGCCGACGCGGCCATGCTGGCCTCGGCCAAGGACGCCTTCGGCACGGTCGGCGACCTCATCGCGCGGTCCCGGCAGAAGGCGGCGATCGCCGACGCGATGCGCGTAGTCGGCGACGCCAACCGCTACATCTCCGACCAGGCGCCCTGGAAGCTGGCCAAGGGTGACGCGGCGGACAAGGAGCGGATGGGCACGATCCTCAACGTCGCGCTGCAGGTGGTGGACGACTGCAAGACGCTGCTCACGCCGTTCCTGCCGACGTCGTCGGACGCCGTGCACCGGGCGCTGGGGAACACCGCGGCGCCGGGGGAGTGGGCGCCGATGCCGGAGGTGGTCGAGGTCGACGAGCCGACCGCGATCGGCTCGCCGTCGTACCCGGTGATCACCGGGGACTACACCGGCGGCGGGCACTGGGAGTCCACGCCGCTGCCGGTCGGCCGGCCGCTGGCCCCGCCGACGCCGCTGTTCAAGAAGCTCGACGAGTCCATTGTGGACGAAGAGCTGGCTCGGCTCGCTCCCCCATGAGCGGACGGTCGGGCGCGGCGGCGTCTGGACCGGAGCGCCCGCCGGCCCCGGGCGCACATTCGCCCCGGGGGCGCGGAGGGAAGACGCCGGCTGGGGCGCCCGACCGGGAGCGAGCTAAGGCGACACAACCTCCACCGTTGCCGGAAGCGCTTCCGGCGACGGTGTTCGACAGTCATTGCCACCTCGACGCCATGGGTGTCGATGTCGGACGGTCGCTTGTGGACGCTGCCGCGGTCGGGGTGACCCGGGTGGTGACGGTCGGGGACACGCTGGCCTCGTCGCAGTGGTGCGCGGACACCGCGGCCGCCCACCCGCAGGTGGTCGCCGCGGTGGCCGTGCACCCCAACGAGGTCGGCGACATCGACGAGTCCACGTGGGACGGTCTGGCCGAGCTCGCGACAAGGCCTGAGGTGCGGGCGATCGGCGAGACCGGGCTGGACTACTACTGGGGCCGGGTGCCGGAACCCGTGCAGCAGGAAGCGTTCCGGCGGCATATCGCGCTGGCCAAGGAGCACGACAAGGCGCTGGTGATCCATGACCGGGACGCGCACGCCGACGTGCTGCGGGTGCTGGCCGAGGAGGGCGCGCCCGAGCGCACGGTGTTCCACTGCTTCTCCGGCGACGCGGAGATGGCCCGCGAGTGCGTCCGGGCCGGGTACGTGCTGTCGTTCGCCGGCACGGTGACGTTCAAGAACGCGCCCGCGCTGCGGGAGGCGGCCGCGGTGACCCCGCTGGAGCAGCTGCTGGTCGAGACGGACGCGCCGTTCCTGACCCCGGTGCCGTACCGGGGGCGGCCGAACGCGCCCTACCTGATTCCTCTCACCGTACGCGTTCTCGCGGACGTGAAGAGTGTCCACATCGAACAGCTGTGCGAGAAAGTAACCCACACGGGCCAACGAATCTTCGGTATCTGGTAGTCGATGCGCTACAAAGCGTGATGCAACTTGGCTCAACCGCCTACGCCGGTTACTGTCCCGTCCTCATATGGACGGCAACAGTAGCGAGCGCGGCCGCCACCGGCACCGCGCCCACACCGAGAAGCCGCCCACTGTGGAGAATCCACAGTGGACCGCCCCGTCGGCTGACCGTCCGCAGTGGACGCCGCCGCAGCAGGCCACCGAGTCCTGGTTCGAGAAGCGGGACGAGCCCGACGGTGACCGCTGGCGGCAGGCCGCCGCGGACAACGCCTCCCGCTGGCGTCCGGTCTCCGACCTGACCGACACGGCCTGGGGCGTCGACGGGGCCTGGCACGACCCGGCCGCACAATGGAACGTCGCCGCCGGCGACGCCGGCCCGACGCCGACCCAGGCTGCGCCGCCCGCGGCGCCGCCGAGGCAGCCGAGCGCGCCGACCCGGTCGGCTTCGCCGACCCAGGCTGCGCCGCTCCCGGCCGCGCCGAGGCAGTCGGCTGCGCCGGCCCGGCCGGCAGCGCCGAGGCAGCCGGGCGCGCCGAGCACGAACGGTCCGGCCGCGCCCGAGCAGCGCGGCGCCCCGCTGGAGAGCCCGTTCGACACCGCCAACGGCTGGCGCGGCACGGACTGGGCCGGCTGGAACGGCGACACCTGGGCGTCCGGCGAGCCGACCGACGCGGCCTGGCGTGACTCGGTGGACGAGCCCGCGGCCGCGGTCGGCCTGCTGGAGCGCCCGCCGGCCGCGGACGCGCCCCCGGCCCGCACGCACGTCGTCCGGCACCCGCTGCGACTGGGCCTGTTCGCGTTGGTCCTGTTCGGGCTGGTGGCCGGCAGCGTCGCCTGGATGTCGATGGACAAGTCGGTCCAGCTGTCCGTGGACGGCCAGGCCCGCTCGATCAAGACGTACGCGTCGACGGTCGGCGGTGTGCTCGACGACCAGAAGATCACCGTCGGTCAGCACGACACGCTGGCCCCGAGCCGGGAGACCAAGGTCTCCGACGGCGCCGAGATCGTGCTGCGCCGCGGCCGCCTGGTCACGCTGACCGTGGACGGCAAGCCGCGCGCGGTCTGGACGACCGCGACCACCGTGCAGGAGGCGCTGGAGCAGGTCGGCTATCGGCAGAACGGGCTGTTCGTCTCGGCCAACCGCTCGACCCGGCTGCCGCTGGAGGGCTACCAGCTCACCCTGCGTACGCCGAAGACCGTGACGTTCCTGGCCGACGGCAAGAAGTACACGGTCACCACGACCGTGCCGACCGTGGGCGAGGCGATGGACGCGGCCGGGGTCTCCGTCGACGGCGACGACCGGGTCTCCCAGCTCGCCGGCACCTCGATCGTGGCCGGCATGACGGTCACCGTGACCCGGGTGAAGACGACCTCGACGACGACCCAGACCGTCATCGAGTACAAGAGCGTGGAGAAGACCGACCCGAAGGCCGCACCGGGCTCCCGCACGGTGAAGACCAAGGGCGTCAACGGGCTGCAGCAGGTCACCCACGTCCTGACGTACGTCAACGGCAAGCTGACCAGCAACAAGGTCGCCAAGGTCACCGTGGTCAAGAAGCCGGTCGACGAGGTGGTCGTGGTCGGGCCGGAGCCGCCGGAGGGGGCGTCCCCGCCGCCGGGTGGCTCGACGCAGCCGGCCGAGTGCGCCGACTTCCCGACCAGCGGCGGGCTGAACTGGTGCGGGCTGGCCAAGTGCGAGTCGGGGCTGAACCCGTCGGCGTACAACCCGGCCGGGCCGTACTACGGGCTCTACCAGTTCGACCAGCAGACCTGGACGGCGAACGGCGGCTCGGGCTCGCCCAGCGGCAAGTCGATCGCCGAGCAGACCGCCGTGGCGTACTCGCTCTACCAAGCCAGAGGCGCGTCACCCTGGCCGGTCTGCGGGAAGAACCTCTAGGCAGGGCAGGATGGGCCGGTGGCCGGGGACCGAGCGGGTGATGGGCTGCTCGGTCCGGCCGAGGTCCGGGCGCTGGCGGCCGGGCTCGGCATCACGCCGACCAAGTCGCTCGGGCAGAACTTCCTGCACGACCCGAACACGATCCGCCGGATCGTCCGGACGGCCGAGCTGGGGCCGGACGACGTCGCGCTGGAGGTCGGGCCGGGGCTCGGTTCGCTGACCCTCGGGCTGCTCGGCGCGGCCGGGCACGTGATCGCGGTGGAGATCGACCCGGTGCTGGCCGCGGCGCTGCCGGGCACGGTCGCCCGGCGGCGGCCGGACCTGACCGACCGGCTGACCGTGCTGGCCGCGGACGCGCTCGCGCTCGGTCCGCTGGTGCCGGCGCCGACCGCGCTGGTGGCGAACCTGCCGTACAACGTCGCGGTGCCGGTGGTACTGCACCTGCTCGAGGTGCTGCCCTCGCTCCGGACCGGGCTGGTCATGGTGCAGGCCGAGGTCGCGGAGCGACTGGCCGCGAAGCCCGGCTCCCGGATCTACGGCGTGCCGTCGGTCAAGGCGGCCTGGTACGCGGAGGTACGGAAAGCCGGGTCGATCCCGCGCTCGGTGTTCTGGCCGGTGCCGAACGTCGACTCCCTGCTGGTCGCGCTCACCCGCCGGGAGTCGCCGACCGGGGCGCGCCGGGAGGACACGTTCGCGGTCATCGACGCCGCGTTCGCGCAGCGGCGCAAGACGCTGCGGGCGGCGCTGGCGCGCTGGGCCGGGTCGGCGGCGGCCGCGGAGACTCTGCTGCGGGCGGCCGGGGTGGACCCGGGGCTGCGGGGCGAGGCGCTGGACGTCACCGCGTACGCGCGGATCGCGGCTGTCCGGGCGGCCGCCGGTCCCGCGTCGGTAGGGCGGGAGGAGGCGTGATGGCCACGTACATGCTGTTGCTGTATTCCGAGGACGCCGGCGAGGAGGAACGGGCCCGGCGCTGGGCCGAGCTGCCGGAGTGGGACGCGCTGACCGAGGAGCTCCGGGCGACCGCGGTCTGGATCGCGAACGCCGCGCTGCACCCGATCGAGTCGGCCAGCACCGTCCGGGTCCGGGACGGGGAGGCGGCCGTGACCGACGGGCCGTTCGCGGTGACCAAGGAGGTGCTGGCCGGGTATTACCTGGTCGAGTGCGCCGATCTGGACGAGGCGCTGGCGGTCGCGGCGCGGATGCCGATGGCGCGGTACGGGTCGGTCGAGGTCCGACCCGTCGTGGAGCTGTGACCGGGCCGGTCGAGCGGGCGTTCCGGGACGACTGGGCCACCGTCCTGGCCACGCTGATCGGCTGGACCGGCGACGTGCAGTTGGCCGAGGAGGCGACCCAGGACGCGTTCGTCGCCGCGGTCGCCGCCTGGCCCCGCGACGGCGTCCCGGACAACCCGGCGGCGTGGCTCACGACCGCGGCCAAGCGGCGGGCCATCGACCGGCTGCGGCGCACCCGCTCGCAGGCCGATCGGGCCGAGCGGCTGGCCGCGCTGGCCCGCCTGGACGAGCAGGAGCACCCGGTGCCGCCGGCGGACACCTCGATCGGCGACGACCGGCTGCGGCTGGTCTTCACCTGCTGCCACCCGGCGCTCGATCCGGCGGCCCGGGTCGCGCTGACCCTGCGCACGCTCGGCGGCCTGAGCACCGCCGAGATCGCCCGCGCGTTCCTGGTCACCGAGCCGGCCATGGCCAAGCGGCTCACCCGGGCCAAGCGGAAGATCGCGCTCGCCCGCATCCCGTACCGGGTGCCGCCGGACGCGGAACTGCCGGCCCGGCTGCGCGGCGTGCTGCAGGTCGTCTACGTGATCTTCACCGAGGGGTACGCCGCGGCGGCCGGCGAGCAGCTCGTCCGCGACCCGCTCTGCGACGAGGCGATCCGGCTCGGCCGGCTGCTGGCCGAGCTGATGCCGGACGAGTCCGAGGTGCACGCGCTGCTGGCGCTGATGCTGCTGCAGGACACCCGGCGGGCCGCCCGGCTCGACGCGGGCCGGTACGTCCCGCTCGACGAGCAGGACCGGTCCCGCTGGGACCGCGCGAAGGCGGCCGCGGGACTGGCCGCGCTGCGCCGCGCCACCCGCACCGGGGCGTACCAGGTGCAGGTGGCGATCGCGGCGCTGGAGCTGCAGGACCCCGTCGAATGGGACCGGGTCGCCGACCTGTACGGGGCGCTGGCCCGGATCGCGTCGTCGCCGGTGGTCGAGGTGCAGCGGGCCGCCGCGACCGGCCTCGCGTACGGCCCGGAGCACGGGCTGGAGCTGCTCGCGCCGCTGCTGGCCGAGGAGGGACTGGCCCGCTACCAGCCGCTGCACGCCACCCACGCCGAGCTGCTGCGCCGGGCCGGTCGCCCGGCGGGTGCCGCGTACGAGACCGCGATCGCGCTGACGGCCAACGAGGTGGAGAAGGCGGAGCTGCGCCGGCGGGCTGTCCTGGCGGGCGGTCCGTCCGCGTCGTCCTGACGAACGGTCTCCTACCGAGAGGACGGACGATGGGTGTGATCGTGAGCAGCCTGGCCACCGCGGACGGGCTGCGGGACGACCCGATGACGTGGATCGGCGACTTCTTCGACGCCGACGCGGTCGACGGGTCGGTCGCGCAGCTGAAGTCGGTGGACGCGTTCCTGATGGGCCGCGGCTCGTACGACTACTTCGCGCCGGCCTGGTCCGGCGGCGGCGACCCGTACACCGATGCGCTGGCCGCGCTGCCGAAGTACGTCTACTCCACGACGCTGGAGCACACCGACTGGCCGAACACGACGATCGTGTCCACCGACGCGGTCGAGCACGTCCGCTCGCTCGGCGGCTCCAGCATGCTCTACGGCTTCGGCCGGCTGGCGCAGTCGCTGCTCGCCGCCGGGCTGGTCGAGCGGGTCGAGTTCGGCGTGCACCCGGTCGTGCTGCGCCCGGCCCGCACGCTGCTGCGCCTCGGCGAGGTCGAGCGCCGCGACAACGGCGCCCTCGTCCTGCGCTACACGACCTGACCCGGGTCGGCAGCCGGGCCGCGCACTACTCTGCTGGCGTGTCCTCGACCCGTCTGCTCGGCGTCCCCGAGCCGGTCACCGTACGGGTCCCGGCGAAGGTCAACCTGCACCTGGCGGCAGGCCCGGCCCGCGACGACGGGTACCACGACCTGGTCACGGTCTTCCACGCCGTCTCGCTCTACGACGAGGTCACCGCGACCCCGGCCCGCGACCTCTCGATCGGGATCAGCGGCGAGGGCGCGGGCGACCTGCCGCTGAACGCGGACAA
The window above is part of the Mycobacteriales bacterium genome. Proteins encoded here:
- a CDS encoding DUF3224 domain-containing protein, which codes for MTETMTSGTVNFEILGWDETWTGELAEGWVLARATVRKRMTGAIEGTSVAEVSTTGQGTGRAYSALERVEGAVGGPTGSFLLQHGGAGDETGQEAFGHIVPGTGTGELVGLRGTAVFAHDDEGARITLSWIL
- a CDS encoding helix-turn-helix transcriptional regulator translates to MLIGYETPLVGRSVVSTHTDRLPRIRGLRIERGWTQRELAERMILRSDDPQVAVVADVISKWERGEKGVSARYRALLAAVLGVSTDELGLPGLARGQKKPAVPPGEPAADQLRAAASALRVALDHVERAAALQDRASEICKRADGEIDSVGG
- a CDS encoding phospholipid carrier-dependent glycosyltransferase, translating into MALTLEAAPPDASGADEPPRRHRGRVRPTERRPMPADEALSWVATGLITLIAALVRLWGIGFPQAKQFDEVYYATEGGEILRNGGFENNPGYMFVVHPPLGKWLVAAGISVFGDNSVGWRVPSAIAGTLCVLILVRVVRRMTRSTLLGSVAGILLAADGLSIVQSRFALLDIYLALFVLAGFACLIVDRDRVLSAVGARVGFRPWRLAGGVLLGLSCGVKWSGVYFLAGFAVLSVLWDLGARRAAGVPRPWIVTAARDLPGAVGSYVVAPTIAYLLTWSGWFLGENSYDRHWADHNSGYGSFLPGPLRSLLRYHSEMWHFHEGLSTPHTYQSSPWGWLVTGRPVLFYYPSNPAPTGCGASQCVRTVLDVGTPALWWMFVPAVLWAGWIALVRRDWRGWTILMAFFAGWVTWFSVPGRTMFLFYMTPLVPFLVIGVTLILGAVLGSAGAGEQRRTIGLVAVCAYVALVVVNSAWLWPILSGQLITYQEWRSRIWFPSWI
- a CDS encoding NAD-dependent epimerase/dehydratase family protein; translation: MTRLLVLGGTAFVGRAVVEDALLRGWTVTTFNRGRTGPDLPGVITVRGDRTSSADVDRLSREGPWDAVVDTSGYVPVNVLDVARRLAPTTDRYVFLSTVSAYAGWPTVPLDECSPALVCPPDAGPDYGEDHEDGPTRYGYQKAGCEAAVREVFGDIRTTVLRPGVILGPHEYVGRLPWWLRRIATGGRVIAPGSPDRSIQPIDVRDVANFAIRCVIENIGGLFNVTAPIGRDSFGALLRSCRQIAQSTAELVWVPDSDLLAAGVRQWSEMPLWRVAAGVWQVDSSAAVRVGLVARSQADTVTDTWTWMRTTVPSKEPDRAGETGLDAAAELRLLETFTRTS
- the rsmI gene encoding 16S rRNA (cytidine(1402)-2'-O)-methyltransferase codes for the protein MEGGTLVLAGAPLGDPADASPRLRDALEKADVIAAEDTRRLFRLASDLGLRVPGRVVRHDDATEEAGTPGLVEELRAGRTVLLVTDGGMPSVSDPGYRLVSAAVAAGIPVTAVPGPSAVTTALALSGLPSDRFCFEGFLPRKPGERRRALTELRDERRTLVLFEAPHRLAATLADAAEILGPDRPAAACREMTKTYEEVRRGPLQELAKWAGEGVRGEITLVIGGAPRAIVDADPLVLAGAVAAREQAGTDRKAAIAEVAKETGLPKRVVYAAVVAAR